One Plasmodium vinckei vinckei genome assembly, chromosome: PVVCY_09 genomic region harbors:
- a CDS encoding fam-d protein, fragment, translating to MLAMYNNKNMTLLNKLYILNIAFLELLILLFIKIRNIILSFFILVICSNVKAAIFQDANNISPKTIGYISVPQPTVTFEHDETKYVRPLDTINYILSYESENIKYPYKGNNYHWIITNFDISLNNSSRCFKKNLLIIKMVG from the exons atgttagcaatgtataataataaaaatatgacgCTTCTAAATAaa ttatatatattaaacataGCATTTTTAGAAttgcttattttattatttataaaaatacggaatattatattatcattttttatactagTAATTTGTTCAAATGTTAAGGCTGCAATATTTCAAGATGCAAATAATATCAGTCCCAAAACGATTGGATATATTTCAGTACCTCAACCAACTGTAACATTCGAACATGATGAAACAAAGTATGTTCGACCTTTAGATacaattaattatattttaagttATGAAtcagaaaatataaaatatcctTATAAAGGCAATAATTATCATTGGATTATTACAAACTTTGATATATCCTTAAATAATTCTTCTcgatgttttaaaaaaaatttgttaataatCAAAATGGTGGGTTAA
- a CDS encoding fam-d protein: protein MRNIILSFFILVIFSNVKAASVQNQGNNRQQSIGYASVAQPTVTFGRDEKSHTQYLDIIKNIVRDESENMIYSYECNNYHWVVTDFYININNSDRKLNKKFSNKKIEAFIKGSAYFIAYIKDNIQYFLSKYIHKYNFEKNVYDNLKELVKDLKKLIYDEFDQDLKKDLIKYESERKNEKYHKMAKEILEVLVHNSSMRIKGYFIKIRKDGNYMDLNQEHNLYCNLNINKNNTHYDFYFKSLTPEVAELITNLTREE from the coding sequence atgaggaatattatattatcattttttatattagtaattttttcaaatgttAAGGCTGCAAGTGTTCAAAATCAAGGTAATAACAGGCAACAGTCGATTGGATATGCTTCTGTAGCTCAGCCAACTGTAACATTCGGGCGTGATGAAAAATCCCATACTCAATATTTAGATATAATTAAGAATATTGTTCGTGATGAATCagaaaatatgatatattcTTATGAATGTAACAATTACCACTGGGTGGTTACAgacttttatataaatataaataattctgATCgaaaattaaacaaaaaattttctaataaaaaaattgaagcATTCATAAAAGGTTCAGCATATTTTATAGCTTATATAAAGGATAATattcaatattttctttcaaaatatatacataaatataactttgaaaaaaacgtttatgataatttaaaagaattagTTAAagatttgaaaaaattgatatatGATGAATTTGACcaagatttaaaaaaagactTAATAAAATACGAAAGTGAacgaaaaaatgaaaagtaTCATAAGATGGCAAAAGAAATTCTTGAAGTGCTTGTACATAATTCATCTATGAGGATTAAAGggtattttattaaaataagaaaaGATGGAAACTATATGGATTTAAACCAAGAACATAATCTTTATtgcaatttaaatataaataaaaataatacgcattatgatttttattttaaatctCTTACACCTGAAGTTGCTGAATTAATTACTAATCTTACAAGAGaagaataa
- a CDS encoding fam-d protein has product MRNIILSFFILVIFSNVKAASVQNQGNNRQQSIGYASVVQPTVEFERIEQTHTQYLDIIKNIFRDESENMIYSYECNNYHWVITDFYININNYDRKLKKKFSNKKAEAFIKGSAYFIAYIKDIIKYLISQNMHTYNFEKNVYGSVKDLAKDFKKLIYDEFNQDLKKDLIKYESERKNEKYHKMAKEILEVLVHSSSMRIKGYFIKIRKDGNYMDLNQEHNFYFDIYLNKNDTYHDGYFKSLTPEVAELITNLTREE; this is encoded by the coding sequence atgaggaatattatattatcattttttatattagtaattttttcaaatgttAAGGCTGCAAGTGTTCAAAATCAAGGTAATAACAGGCAACAGTCGATTGGATATGCTTCTGTAGTTCAGCCAACTGTAGAATTCGAACGTATTGAACAAACCCATACTCAATATTTAGATATAATTAAGAATATTTTTCGTGATGAATCagaaaatatgatatattcTTATGAATGTAACAATTACCACTGGGTGATTACAgacttttatataaatataaataattatgatcgaaaattaaaaaaaaaattttctaaTAAAAAAGCTGAAGCATTCATAAAAGGTTCAGCATATTTTATAGCTTATATAAAggatattattaaatatttgatttcacaaaatatgcatacatataattttgaaaaaaacgTTTATGGCAGTGTAAAAGATTTAGCTAaagattttaaaaaattgatatatGATGAATTTAACcaagatttaaaaaaagactTAATAAAATACGAAAGTGAacgaaaaaatgaaaagtaTCATAAGATGGCAAAAGAAATTCTTGAAGTGCTTGTACATAGTTCATCTATGAGGATTAAAggctattttattaaaataagaaaaGATGGAAACTATATGGATTTAAACCAagaacataatttttatttcgatatatatttaaataaaaatgatacatATCATGATGGTTATTTTAAATCTCTTACACCTGAAGTTGCTGAATTAATTACTAATCTTACAAGAGaagaataa
- a CDS encoding fam-d protein, which produces MLNIILTCFILVIFSNFKTASFQGTYSSIPKLVAYNPVIQPTVIFTNDKEKDTPYLDAINDVLRYESKKSEYAFQGGNYHWVITAFDISINNDSRSVNKYFSKKEIETIQAGTIFFVDYVNDKFRDVISRYMYKYDFENNYSTDLMNFANKLKVSVYDKFENDLAYCLIKYEREPKDEKVKKRAKKFFEALVENSDMKMKSHFIKISWDNENKCLTHSVSLYFNININKNNADGSYYFLFPKRETVESFVKPIKKRNILSRAC; this is translated from the coding sequence atgttaaacaTTATATTAACATGCTTCATACTAGtgattttttcaaattttaagACTGCATCTTTTCAAGGTACATATAGTAGCATTCCAAAATTGGTTGCGTATAATCCAGTAATTCAACCAACTGTAATATTCACaaatgataaagaaaaGGATACTCCATATTTAGATGCAATTAATGATGTTTTAAGATATGaatcaaaaaaatcagAATATGCATTTCAAGGGGGTAATTATCATTGGGTTATAACAGCCTTTGATATATccataaataatgattcTCGATCTGtgaacaaatatttttctaaaaaagaaattgaaACAATACAAGCAGgcacaatattttttgtagaTTATGTAAATGATAAGTTTAGAGATGTAATTTCACGATacatgtataaatatgattttGAAAACAACTATTCTACCGATTTAATGAATTTTGccaataaattaaaagtttcagtatatgataaatttgAGAACGACCTTGCGTATTgcttaataaaatatgaaagaGAACCAAAAGATGAAAAGGTAAAAAAGAGGGCAAAGAAATTTTTTGAAGCGCTTGTAGAAAATTCAGATATGAAGATGAAAAGCCATTTTATCAAAATCTCATGGGATAATGAGAATAAGTGTTTAACCCACAGTGTTAGTCTTTAtttcaatataaatataaataaaaataatgcagATGGtagttattattttctatttccTAAACGTGAAACTGTTGAATCATTTGTTAAACCTATAAAAAAACGTAATATATTGTCACGAGCATGTTAA